From Marivirga harenae, one genomic window encodes:
- a CDS encoding Crp/Fnr family transcriptional regulator, translating to MENLASILENNSSVKNKSYRKGEIIQHSGELNAHRYYVKKGIVRSYIIDSKGKEHIFSFAPEGWIVGDIESLEYDKPGQLFIDCLEDAEVMIFDQDSFSITSLSNQEITEYTHLLYRRMGILQRRVLMLMSAPAIDRYQYFLKTYPELPNRIPQRMIAAFLGITPQALSTLRSKMTFLEWP from the coding sequence ATGGAGAATTTAGCATCCATATTAGAAAATAACTCAAGCGTCAAAAACAAAAGCTATCGTAAGGGAGAAATCATTCAGCACTCCGGTGAACTCAATGCCCATAGATATTATGTTAAAAAAGGCATAGTAAGAAGCTACATTATTGACAGCAAAGGTAAAGAACACATTTTTAGTTTTGCGCCTGAAGGATGGATTGTGGGCGATATAGAATCATTGGAATACGACAAACCCGGACAGCTTTTTATTGATTGTCTGGAAGATGCTGAGGTAATGATTTTTGATCAAGATAGCTTCTCCATCACCAGCCTTTCAAACCAAGAAATTACTGAATATACCCATCTTTTATACAGAAGAATGGGAATTTTGCAACGCAGGGTATTGATGTTGATGAGTGCTCCTGCCATAGATCGATACCAATACTTTCTGAAAACTTATCCCGAACTCCCCAATCGAATCCCGCAACGAATGATAGCTGCTTTTTTAGGGATTACACCTCAGGCCCTTAGCACACTTAGATCTAAAATGACTTTTTTGGAATGGCCGTAA
- a CDS encoding acyl-CoA desaturase has protein sequence MAIIIFILVLWYGGLFFQTFFLHRYAAHQTFSMSKFMEKLTYILTWVFQGSSYLSAYGYGIMHRIHHAYTDTENDPHSPKYDKTLFAMMWKTKKIYQDINKGRIKVEEKFTTNVPQWKSFDLFASSIFSRVLWAAVYIAFFYFFATALWQWLLLPLVFLMAPIHGAIINWFAHIYGYINFKVKDTSKNFLPFDFLMMGEAYHNNHHKRSGNPNFGGVRWHEIDPTYLIMKVLNKFGIIQMKKVKV, from the coding sequence ATGGCTATTATTATTTTTATCCTAGTATTATGGTATGGAGGTCTTTTCTTTCAGACTTTCTTTCTTCATCGTTATGCAGCCCACCAAACTTTTAGCATGTCTAAATTTATGGAAAAACTTACTTATATATTAACCTGGGTTTTCCAGGGAAGTAGTTATTTAAGTGCTTATGGCTACGGCATTATGCATAGAATACATCATGCTTATACGGATACAGAAAACGATCCGCATTCTCCTAAATATGATAAAACGCTTTTCGCTATGATGTGGAAAACCAAAAAGATCTATCAAGATATTAATAAAGGACGAATTAAGGTGGAAGAGAAATTCACCACCAATGTACCGCAATGGAAAAGCTTTGATCTTTTTGCTAGTTCAATCTTTTCAAGAGTGCTATGGGCGGCAGTATATATTGCTTTCTTTTACTTTTTTGCAACTGCTTTATGGCAATGGCTATTGCTACCTTTAGTTTTTTTAATGGCACCTATTCACGGGGCCATCATTAATTGGTTTGCACATATCTATGGTTACATAAATTTCAAAGTGAAGGATACTTCCAAGAATTTTCTACCCTTCGATTTTTTGATGATGGGGGAAGCCTATCATAACAACCATCATAAAAGAAGTGGCAATCCTAATTTTGGAGGTGTGAGATGGCACGAGATTGACCCAACTTACTTGATCATGAAAGTATTGAACAAGTTTGGTATTATTCAGATGAAGAAAGTCAAGGTGTAA
- a CDS encoding crotonase/enoyl-CoA hydratase family protein, producing the protein MKYDFFRVEIENKVATVSFNRPEKSNAIHMPAWKEMKEIFNSLSERAEVRAIVLAGAGKNFCAGIDLELLMSVSQYQKIECAGRRSEEIRRLVFTLQEAVNAIEKCKKPVLAAVHGGCIGGGVDIIAACDMRYCSDDAYFTIKEIDLGMVADLGTLQRLPKLISPGMVSEMAYTGRKMDGKEAKEIGLVNQSYSSRDEMMESTHKLATTIASKSPLSIRGTKEVLKYSRDHSVEDSLQYMATWNAAMLLSDDLSEAFKASMEKRAPNFKD; encoded by the coding sequence ATGAAATACGATTTTTTTAGAGTTGAGATTGAAAATAAAGTAGCAACAGTAAGCTTTAACCGTCCGGAAAAATCCAATGCAATTCATATGCCGGCTTGGAAGGAGATGAAGGAAATCTTTAATTCACTTTCCGAAAGGGCAGAAGTACGAGCTATTGTATTAGCTGGAGCGGGAAAAAACTTTTGCGCGGGCATTGATTTGGAATTGCTGATGTCGGTAAGTCAATACCAAAAGATTGAATGTGCAGGAAGAAGAAGTGAGGAAATCAGAAGATTAGTATTTACTCTTCAAGAAGCCGTAAACGCCATCGAAAAATGTAAGAAACCTGTTTTGGCTGCTGTGCATGGTGGCTGCATAGGTGGGGGAGTCGATATCATTGCCGCTTGTGATATGCGCTATTGCAGTGATGATGCCTATTTTACCATAAAAGAAATTGACTTAGGAATGGTAGCCGATTTAGGAACTTTGCAACGCCTGCCCAAATTAATTTCTCCTGGTATGGTTTCCGAAATGGCCTATACGGGCAGAAAAATGGACGGCAAAGAGGCCAAGGAAATTGGGCTAGTCAATCAATCTTATTCTTCAAGAGATGAAATGATGGAAAGTACTCATAAACTGGCTACTACAATAGCTTCAAAATCTCCTTTGTCCATTCGAGGCACCAAAGAAGTATTGAAATACAGCCGAGATCATTCGGTGGAAGACTCACTGCAGTATATGGCTACCTGGAACGCTGCCATGTTACTTTCTGATGATTTGAGTGAAGCTTTTAAAGCCAGCATGGAAAAACGCGCTCCTAATTTTAAAGATTAA
- a CDS encoding insulinase family protein, with protein sequence MGGSLKKFEGKIRDGFQEIAKGNFTDEYFESVKFGIYRNYELSTENLSTRGRTLGLSFIYDIDYKDYLSFPEKIRNISKEEVQKAAEKYYGDDYFTLQSRTGFPKKTKLEKPSYKPISERTEESSAYAKRFQALPENQAEPNFIDLKNDFGITDDYIFYTKNMLNDIFTLRFSIAGGITKDPDYALLAEALNSTGTSDFSAADLKRKFADVGATYFFNADYNSFDISITGLDNKFDETVDLIETLIADFNPTNKTIKLLYNQRKTENKLNNNNPATGGSILYSYGLFGEQSSYKSRMPAGKLKKLEPAVLKNKMQALLSNGMSSIHYVGQKEETELIEKISASTLFRKNAIDQYTFLEAEDVAETTFYVVNDKKSIQSYVYYIVNGEPLNYEEDYKKEAFNSYYTNSLSGLLFQEVREFRSLAYSTGGNYIDPIYEPEKRGRLVLFTGSQSDKTTDAVSVVLGLINDMPTYESRLSSIKDGLILTSSSSRPDFRLLSRTAESFIKTGYLQDPNEINFEQYSKLEFDDIVSFYEKNIKNKPVTVTIYGDASKFDLDRLRTLGPVKELELDDIIVE encoded by the coding sequence TTGGGGGGAAGCCTTAAGAAATTTGAGGGCAAGATTAGAGACGGTTTTCAGGAAATTGCAAAAGGCAATTTTACTGATGAGTATTTTGAATCTGTAAAGTTTGGCATTTACAGGAATTATGAGCTTTCCACGGAAAATTTAAGTACAAGAGGTCGCACATTGGGTCTAAGTTTCATCTACGATATTGATTATAAAGACTACCTATCATTTCCTGAAAAGATTAGAAACATTTCGAAAGAAGAAGTACAAAAAGCAGCTGAAAAATACTATGGGGATGACTATTTCACTTTACAATCAAGAACAGGATTTCCTAAAAAAACGAAGCTAGAGAAGCCCTCTTATAAGCCTATTTCTGAACGCACGGAAGAATCCTCAGCTTATGCTAAAAGATTCCAGGCACTTCCAGAGAACCAAGCAGAACCAAATTTTATAGATCTAAAAAATGATTTTGGGATTACCGATGATTATATTTTTTACACTAAAAATATGCTTAATGATATTTTCACCCTTCGCTTTAGTATTGCTGGAGGAATTACGAAAGATCCCGACTATGCCCTCTTAGCGGAAGCGCTCAACAGCACAGGCACTAGTGATTTTTCGGCCGCTGATTTGAAAAGAAAATTCGCGGATGTAGGGGCCACCTATTTTTTTAATGCAGACTATAATTCATTCGATATTTCAATAACGGGTTTAGACAATAAGTTCGATGAGACGGTAGACTTGATTGAAACTTTAATAGCAGATTTCAATCCTACCAACAAAACCATCAAACTTCTTTATAATCAGCGAAAAACGGAGAATAAGCTCAACAACAATAATCCTGCGACAGGTGGCAGTATCCTTTATAGCTATGGACTTTTTGGTGAACAGTCCAGTTATAAAAGCCGAATGCCAGCGGGAAAATTAAAAAAATTAGAACCTGCTGTGCTCAAGAACAAAATGCAGGCACTTCTAAGTAATGGAATGAGTTCCATCCATTACGTAGGACAAAAGGAGGAGACTGAGTTAATAGAAAAGATCTCAGCATCTACATTATTCAGAAAAAACGCTATTGATCAATACACATTCTTGGAAGCAGAGGATGTAGCGGAAACCACCTTTTATGTGGTAAACGACAAAAAGTCAATCCAAAGCTATGTATATTATATAGTAAATGGTGAGCCGTTGAATTATGAGGAGGATTATAAAAAGGAGGCATTCAATTCTTACTATACCAATAGCCTGTCAGGACTGTTATTTCAAGAAGTACGTGAATTCAGATCATTGGCATATTCAACAGGAGGGAATTATATAGACCCTATCTACGAGCCCGAGAAAAGGGGTAGATTAGTTTTATTCACCGGTTCTCAATCTGATAAAACAACTGATGCAGTTAGTGTCGTTTTAGGGCTTATCAATGACATGCCAACTTATGAAAGCAGGCTGTCCTCTATAAAAGATGGTTTGATATTGACATCGAGTTCCAGCAGACCGGACTTCCGACTGCTATCACGAACCGCAGAATCATTTATAAAAACAGGTTATTTGCAAGATCCTAATGAAATTAATTTCGAGCAATACTCAAAACTGGAGTTTGACGACATTGTGTCGTTTTATGAGAAAAATATTAAAAATAAGCCTGTAACGGTTACCATTTATGGAGATGCGTCAAAGTTCGATCTTGATAGGTTGAGAACCTTAGGCCCTGTAAAGGAGCTAGAGCTTGATGATATCATAGTTGAATAA